The Salmonella enterica subsp. houtenae serovar Houten genome has a segment encoding these proteins:
- the selU gene encoding tRNA 2-selenouridine synthase, which translates to MNHGTDYRALLIADTPLIDVRAPVEFQQGAMPGAINLPLMMDDERAAVGTCYKRQGADAALALGHRLVCGDIRQQRLEAWKAAYQRFPNGYLCCARGGQRSHIVQRWLQETGIDCPLIEGGYKALRQTAIQATWQLVQKPILLIGGCTGSGKTQLVRQQPNGVDLEGLARHRGSSFGRTLKPQLSQASFENKLAVELLKINARQTLKKWVLEDEGRTIGANHLPECLRERMAQAPIAVVEDPFALRLERLREEYFIRMHHDFTSAYGDEHGWQAYSEYLRHGLFAIRRRLGLQRFAELTNTLDIALAEQLSSGSTDGHMAWLVPLLNEYYDPMYRYQLKKKDSNVVFRGTSETVRCWLMEQQ; encoded by the coding sequence ATGAACCATGGAACGGACTATCGCGCGCTCCTCATTGCCGATACGCCTTTAATTGATGTACGCGCGCCGGTTGAGTTTCAACAGGGCGCTATGCCGGGCGCTATCAACCTGCCATTGATGATGGACGACGAGCGAGCCGCCGTCGGCACCTGTTACAAACGTCAGGGCGCGGATGCGGCGTTAGCGCTGGGACATCGGCTGGTTTGCGGCGACATTCGCCAGCAGCGGCTTGAGGCATGGAAAGCCGCGTATCAACGTTTCCCCAACGGGTATCTGTGCTGCGCGCGCGGCGGTCAGCGGTCACATATCGTACAACGTTGGCTGCAAGAAACAGGGATTGACTGCCCGCTTATTGAAGGCGGCTATAAAGCGCTGCGCCAGACAGCAATTCAGGCGACCTGGCAACTGGTGCAAAAACCGATTCTTTTAATTGGCGGCTGTACTGGCAGCGGCAAAACGCAACTGGTGCGACAACAGCCCAACGGCGTGGATCTGGAAGGCCTCGCGCGTCATCGCGGCTCCTCTTTTGGCCGCACGCTGAAACCGCAGCTCAGTCAGGCCAGCTTTGAAAACAAACTTGCCGTTGAATTGCTGAAAATTAACGCGCGTCAGACGCTAAAAAAGTGGGTACTGGAAGATGAAGGGCGAACGATCGGCGCCAACCATCTGCCCGAGTGTTTACGCGAACGAATGGCGCAGGCACCCATTGCGGTAGTGGAGGATCCGTTTGCGCTTCGTCTGGAACGACTGCGTGAAGAATATTTCATCCGTATGCATCATGATTTCACCAGCGCCTACGGCGATGAACACGGCTGGCAGGCGTATAGCGAGTATCTGCGCCACGGACTTTTCGCCATTCGCCGCCGTCTGGGGCTGCAACGCTTTGCTGAACTGACGAACACGCTGGATATTGCGCTGGCGGAACAATTATCCAGCGGTAGCACCGACGGGCATATGGCATGGCTGGTTCCGCTACTCAACGAATATTACGATCCGATGTATCGCTATCAGTTGAAGAAAAAAGACAGCAATGTCGTATTTCGCGGTACATCGGAAACGGTTAGGTGCTGGTTAATGGAACAGCAGTAA
- the ppiB gene encoding peptidyl-prolyl cis-trans isomerase B, with translation MVTFHTNHGDIVIKTFDDKAPETVKNFLDYCREGFYNNTIFHRVINGFMIQGGGFEPGMKQKATKEAIKNEANNGLKNTRGTLAMARTQAPHSATAQFFINVADNDFLNFSGESLQGWGYCVFAEVVEGMDVVDKIKGVATGRSGMHQDVPKEDVIIENVTVSE, from the coding sequence ATGGTTACTTTCCACACTAATCACGGCGATATCGTAATCAAAACCTTTGATGATAAAGCGCCTGAAACAGTTAAAAACTTCCTGGACTACTGCCGCGAAGGTTTTTACAACAACACCATTTTCCACCGTGTGATTAACGGTTTTATGATTCAGGGCGGCGGCTTTGAGCCGGGCATGAAACAGAAAGCTACCAAAGAAGCTATCAAAAACGAAGCCAACAACGGTCTGAAAAATACCCGAGGTACGCTGGCAATGGCGCGTACTCAGGCGCCACATTCCGCCACCGCGCAGTTCTTCATCAACGTGGCAGACAACGACTTCCTGAACTTCTCCGGCGAAAGTCTGCAAGGCTGGGGCTACTGTGTCTTTGCCGAAGTCGTAGAGGGTATGGACGTCGTGGATAAAATCAAAGGCGTCGCCACTGGCCGTAGCGGTATGCACCAGGACGTACCAAAAGAAGACGTCATCATTGAAAACGTGACCGTCAGCGAGTAA
- the lpxH gene encoding UDP-2,3-diacylglucosamine hydrolase, translating into MATLFIADLHLQTEEPAIVAGFLRFLATEARQADALYILGDLFEAWIGDDAPNPLHREIAAAIKAVVGFGVPCFFIHGNRDFLIGKRFARESGMTLLPQEKVLDLYGRNVLIMHGDTLCTDDAGYQAFRAKVHNPWVQRLFLTLPLFIRRRIAARMRAGSKAANSSKSLDIMDVNSQAVVAEMEKHRVQWLIHGHTHRPAVHELSANGQPAFRVVLGAWHHEGSMVKVTPDNVELIAFPL; encoded by the coding sequence GTGGCGACACTGTTTATTGCCGATCTGCATCTGCAAACGGAAGAACCGGCGATCGTCGCCGGTTTTCTGCGTTTTTTAGCTACAGAAGCCCGTCAGGCCGACGCGTTGTATATTCTTGGCGATCTCTTCGAGGCCTGGATTGGCGATGACGCCCCTAATCCGTTACATCGCGAGATAGCCGCCGCCATCAAAGCGGTGGTGGGTTTTGGCGTTCCCTGCTTCTTTATTCATGGTAATCGCGACTTCCTGATTGGCAAGCGATTTGCCCGCGAAAGCGGCATGACGCTACTGCCGCAGGAAAAGGTGCTCGATCTGTATGGCCGCAACGTGTTGATTATGCATGGCGATACGCTCTGTACCGATGATGCCGGTTATCAGGCGTTTCGCGCCAAAGTCCATAATCCGTGGGTTCAACGACTGTTCCTTACCCTGCCGCTGTTTATCCGCCGCCGTATCGCCGCCAGAATGCGTGCCGGCAGTAAAGCCGCCAACAGCAGCAAATCGCTGGATATTATGGACGTCAATTCGCAGGCCGTCGTCGCCGAAATGGAGAAACACCGCGTACAGTGGCTGATTCACGGTCACACTCACCGCCCGGCAGTGCATGAACTTTCCGCCAACGGCCAGCCCGCGTTTCGCGTGGTGTTAGGTGCATGGCATCATGAAGGTTCAATGGTAAAAGTCACGCCGGACAACGTTGAGTTAATCGCCTTCCCCTTGTAA
- the purK gene encoding phosphoribosylaminoimidazole carboxylase ATPase subunit has translation MKQVCVLGNGQLGRMLRQAGEPLGIAVWPVGLDAEPTAVPVQQSVITAEIERWPETALTRELARHPAFVNRDVFPIIADRLTQKQLFDRLGLATAPWQLLTCADEWSDIFDRLGELAIIKRRVGGYDGRGQWRLRADETGQLPDDCYGECIVERGIHFSGEVSLVGARAHDGSTVFYPLTHNLHQDGILRTSVAFPQANAEQQEQAESMLSAIMQALNYVGVMAMECFITPKGLLINELAPRVHNSGHWTQNGASISQFELHLRAITGLPLPAPVVNAPSVMINLIGSELNYDWLKLPLVHLHWYDKAVRPGRKVGHLNLTDSDTSRLNATLEAISPLLPPEYASGIIWAQRKLK, from the coding sequence ATGAAGCAAGTTTGCGTTCTCGGCAACGGACAACTGGGCCGAATGCTGCGCCAGGCGGGCGAACCGCTGGGTATCGCTGTCTGGCCGGTTGGCCTGGATGCAGAGCCTACCGCCGTTCCGGTACAGCAGAGCGTCATTACCGCAGAGATCGAGCGCTGGCCGGAAACCGCGCTTACCCGCGAGCTGGCGCGCCACCCGGCATTCGTTAATCGCGATGTATTTCCGATCATCGCCGACCGTCTGACACAAAAACAGCTTTTCGATAGACTGGGACTGGCGACCGCGCCGTGGCAGCTACTGACCTGCGCCGACGAGTGGTCCGACATCTTTGACCGCCTGGGCGAACTGGCGATTATTAAGCGTCGCGTTGGCGGCTACGACGGTCGCGGGCAGTGGCGTCTACGCGCGGACGAAACCGGGCAACTGCCGGATGACTGCTATGGCGAATGTATTGTTGAGCGCGGCATCCATTTTTCCGGCGAAGTGTCGTTAGTCGGCGCGCGCGCTCATGACGGCAGTACCGTGTTTTACCCGCTGACGCACAATTTGCATCAGGACGGCATCTTGCGGACCAGCGTCGCGTTCCCACAGGCGAACGCCGAACAGCAGGAGCAGGCGGAATCGATGCTGTCAGCAATTATGCAGGCGCTGAACTACGTCGGCGTAATGGCGATGGAATGTTTTATCACGCCGAAAGGCCTGTTAATCAATGAACTGGCGCCGCGCGTGCATAACAGCGGACACTGGACGCAAAATGGCGCCAGCATCAGTCAGTTTGAATTGCATCTGCGCGCGATTACCGGTCTGCCGTTGCCCGCGCCAGTGGTTAACGCTCCGTCGGTGATGATCAATCTGATCGGCAGTGAGCTGAATTATGACTGGCTGAAGCTGCCGCTGGTACATCTGCACTGGTATGATAAAGCGGTACGTCCGGGGCGAAAAGTCGGCCATCTGAATCTGACCGACAGCGATACGTCACGTCTTAACGCCACCCTGGAAGCGATCTCTCCGCTCCTGCCGCCAGAATACGCCAGCGGCATTATCTGGGCGCAACGTAAACTTAAATAA
- the purE gene encoding phosphoribosylaminoimidazole carboxylase catalytic subunit yields MSSRNNPARVAIVMGSKSDWTTMQFAADIFEILDVPHHVEVVSAHRTPDKLFSFAETAEENGYQVIIAGAGGAAHLPGMIAAKTLVPVLGVPVQSAALSGVDSLYSIVQMPRGIPVGTLAIGKAGAANAALLAAQILATHDSALHQRLSNWRKAQTDEVLENPDPRGGL; encoded by the coding sequence ATGTCTTCCCGCAATAATCCGGCGCGTGTCGCCATCGTGATGGGGTCCAAAAGCGACTGGACGACCATGCAATTCGCCGCCGACATTTTTGAAATTCTGGATGTCCCGCACCATGTAGAAGTGGTTTCCGCCCATCGAACCCCCGATAAACTGTTCAGCTTCGCCGAAACGGCGGAAGAGAACGGATATCAAGTGATTATTGCCGGCGCGGGCGGCGCGGCGCATCTGCCGGGAATGATTGCGGCGAAAACGCTGGTACCGGTACTCGGCGTGCCGGTACAAAGCGCTGCGCTAAGCGGCGTGGATAGCCTTTATTCCATTGTGCAGATGCCGCGTGGCATTCCGGTGGGTACGCTGGCGATCGGCAAAGCCGGGGCGGCGAACGCCGCACTGTTGGCAGCGCAAATTTTGGCTACGCATGATAGCGCGCTGCATCAGCGCCTGAGCAACTGGCGCAAAGCGCAAACCGATGAAGTTCTGGAAAATCCCGATCCGCGGGGGGGGCTATGA
- a CDS encoding putative lipoprotein, translated as MNIKTLTLTFLAMAALSHDVKGKELTSLLAPYDEWYFNFFYPKALPAQVTYVELLDTDGVFYKYRALDAAGSSETTIAKWNNNLNGGIPSFNKAKNPPQFIHFCWDSVIDKKVYETRITFSGTVWKMMLTPYPSVGDPHENDYHRFMLIGLAPEGKVRVWLENDNKPNIPLTGEKVILIETISGKDLKMCKNITNHPDGYIYYGDTPDFIKGKKYPYGEW; from the coding sequence ATGAATATAAAGACTCTAACTTTAACTTTCTTAGCGATGGCCGCATTGAGTCATGATGTTAAAGGGAAAGAACTGACGTCACTTCTTGCACCCTATGATGAGTGGTATTTTAACTTTTTCTATCCTAAGGCGTTGCCTGCTCAGGTAACGTATGTTGAATTACTGGATACGGACGGTGTTTTTTACAAGTATAGAGCCCTTGATGCGGCGGGATCCAGTGAGACAACTATAGCAAAGTGGAATAATAATCTTAATGGTGGTATTCCCTCCTTTAATAAAGCTAAAAATCCGCCACAGTTTATTCATTTCTGCTGGGATTCAGTGATTGATAAAAAGGTGTATGAAACCCGAATTACCTTCAGCGGTACGGTCTGGAAAATGATGCTGACGCCTTATCCCTCGGTAGGTGATCCGCATGAAAATGACTATCACCGCTTTATGCTGATAGGACTGGCGCCGGAAGGAAAGGTGCGGGTCTGGCTGGAAAATGACAATAAACCTAATATTCCGCTTACCGGTGAGAAAGTGATTTTAATTGAAACGATATCGGGAAAGGATTTAAAAATGTGCAAGAACATAACCAACCATCCTGATGGATATATTTATTATGGAGACACACCGGACTTTATCAAAGGTAAAAAGTACCCCTACGGCGAGTGGTAA